The Pieris brassicae chromosome 6, ilPieBrab1.1, whole genome shotgun sequence genome window below encodes:
- the LOC123711182 gene encoding mitochondrial Rho GTPase — translation MVYESIPRTVRIILLGEPGVGKTSLILSLVTEEFTEHVPPKAEEITIPADVTPEQVPTNIVDVCLNEQTLEQVAEEIEKAHVICIVFSVDKQETLDKIASYWLPFVRDNCPNDHRKPVILVGNKIDLIDYSIIDNIWDIAEEYPEVDRCIECSAKTLTNVSEMFYNAQKAVLHPIHPIYSIEEQELTERCKKALSRIFKICDLDGDGVLDDYEITLFQKKCFDTPLQLQVLDEVKSVIAQNIAGGIENECITMKGFIFLHCLFIQRGRNETTWTVLRNFGYDESLELTQSYLYPNIKVPAGCTSELSYKGQQFLTQVFEKYDQDKDGMLNPTELKNVFSCCPRIPWHNLRYTVPTNEKGYLTLQGWMCRWTLMTLLDLQNTSAYLAYLGYNFLENDTQKSAFHITREKKIDVAKKQSSRNVYQCHIIGPRGCGKTSICRSFLGIAHKRIKPHTNERGDAHSCDTNCCINTVQVYGQEKYLVLREIAITRVSDPLQPHEVNCDVACLVYDLTASRSFEYIARIYIKYFAESHIPVLIVGTKGDGMVMRQEYILQPEVFCSKYQLLPPQVFNIKENKHDVLVKLATMAAFPHLKHFASFAGDNTSWWKAGIGVAAATIVGLVLIKILNFQRQ, via the exons ATGGTGTATGAAAGTATACCGAGAACTGTGCGCATAATTTTACTTGGTGAACCAGGAGTCGGCAAAACATCATTAATTCTTTCCTTAGTCACCGAAGAATTTACTGAACATGTTCCACCGAAGGCAGAAGAGATTACAATACCAGCTGATGTCACACCTGAACAAGTACCTACAAATATTGTAGATGTGTGTT TAAATGAGCAGACTCTTGAGCAAGTTGCAGAGGAAATTGAAAAAGCCCATGTTATTTGTATAGTTTTCTCTGTAGACAAACAAGAAACGCTGGATAAAATAGCTTCATATTGGTTACCTTTTGTCAGGGATAACTGTCCAAATGACCATCGTAAACCTGTTATTTTAGTgggaaataaaattgatttgattgattACTCTATTATAgac aatatctGGGATATTGCAGAGGAATATCCAGAGGTGGATAGATGTATTGAATGTTCAGCAAAGACTTTGACTAATGTCtctgaaatgttttataatgcaCAAAAGGCTGTATTACATCCAATCCATCCTATATATTCAATTGAGGAACAAGaa TTAACTGAAAGGTGTAAAAAGGCATTGTCaagaatattcaaaatatgtgATCTAGATGGTGATGGAGTTTTAGATGATTATGAAATAACATTGTTTCAAAAGAAGTGCTTTGATACTCCATTACAGTTGCAG GTTTTAGATGAAGTGAAATCAGTTATCGCACAAAATATAGCTGGAGGAATTGAAAATGAATGCATCACAATGAaaggatttatatttttacattgtcTTTTTATTCAAAGAGGACGTAATGAAACAACATGGACTGTTCTTCGTAATTTTGGATATGATGAAAGTTTAGAATTAAcacaaagttatttatatccTAA CATTAAAGTACCTGCCGGATGCACCTCAGAACTTTCATACAAAGGACAGCAGTTTTTGACTCAagttttcgaaaaatatgACCAAGACAAGGATGGCATGCTAAACCCAACTgaattgaaaaatgtattctCATGCTGTCCGCGGATACCTTGGCATAACTTGAGATATACTGTACCAACTAATGAAAag GGTTACTTGACTTTACAAGGTTGGATGTGTCGTTGGACTTTAATGACCCTTCTTGACTTGCAAAACACAAGTGCCTATTTAGCATACTTGGGATACAATTTCCTTGAAAATGATACTCAGAAATCAGCTTTTCACA TAACTCGTGAGAAAAAGATAGATGTTGCTAAAAAACAATCAAGCCGTAATGTATACCAATGTCATATTATTGGACCTCGGGGTTGTGGGAAAACGTCTATATGTAGAAGCTTTTTAGGAATAGCACATaag AGAATTAAACCGCACACAAACGAGCGAGGTGATGCTCACAGTTGTGACACTAACTGCTGCATCAACACAGTTCAGGTGTATGGACAGGAAAAATATCTGGTGCTGAGAGAAATTGCCATCACTCGTGTTTCTGACCCATTGCAACCACATGAGGTTAATTGTGATGTTGCCTGTCTGGTTTATGACCTAACTGCCTCTAGGTCCTTTGAGTACATTGCTAGGATATATATT AAATACTTTGCTGAGAGTCACATCCCAGTTCTTATAGTTGGAACGAAAGGTGATGGTATGGTGATGAGGCAAGAGTATATTCTACAACCTGAAGTATTCTGTAGCAAGTACCAACTGCTACCACCtcaagtatttaatattaaggaGAATAAACACGATGTCTTAGTTAAACTAGCAACTATGGCCGCATTTCC ACATCTTAAACACTTTGCGAGTTTCGCTGGTGACAACACTTCCTGGTGGAAAGCTGGTATTGGTGTTGCTGCGGCGACAATCGTTGGCCTCGTACTTATCAAGATATTGAACTTCCAGAGACAGTAG